From a region of the Neobacillus niacini genome:
- the cobI gene encoding precorrin-2 C(20)-methyltransferase: MRMGTLFGLGVGPGDPELITVKAFRRLQESPVIAYPKKLKGSKSYAHRIVEVYINPAEKEMLGLVFPMTKDEDTLRAEWTKSVEAIYSYLVQGKDVAFVTEGDPMLFSTFIHLMNLMKSMHPDVPIETVAGISSFNGSVNRLGIALADGDDHVAMIPATEDMEEMRRVIENHDAIVFIKVAKVIDAMLDLLEEMNLLEKAHVVTKVTSDEEVIWKINELRGAELNYLSCMVVRK; the protein is encoded by the coding sequence ATGAGAATGGGAACCTTATTTGGACTAGGTGTTGGGCCGGGAGATCCAGAATTAATCACAGTAAAAGCATTTCGCAGATTGCAGGAAAGCCCGGTCATTGCTTATCCAAAAAAATTAAAGGGCAGTAAATCTTATGCCCATCGTATTGTTGAAGTGTATATTAACCCGGCAGAAAAAGAGATGCTTGGTTTAGTATTCCCCATGACAAAAGATGAAGATACACTAAGAGCCGAGTGGACAAAATCAGTGGAAGCTATTTATAGCTATTTAGTTCAAGGAAAAGATGTAGCTTTCGTGACTGAAGGGGATCCAATGTTGTTTAGCACATTTATTCATTTAATGAATTTAATGAAATCGATGCACCCAGATGTCCCGATTGAAACGGTAGCAGGTATTTCGTCGTTTAATGGTTCTGTTAATCGCTTAGGGATTGCTTTGGCTGATGGTGATGACCATGTCGCTATGATTCCTGCTACAGAGGATATGGAAGAAATGCGCCGAGTAATTGAAAACCACGATGCGATCGTCTTTATCAAAGTAGCAAAAGTTATAGACGCAATGCTCGATCTACTGGAGGAAATGAATTTATTAGAAAAAGCACATGTCGTTACAAAAGTTACATCTGATGAAGAGGTCATTTGGAAGATCAATGAACTTCGGGGTGCAGAATTAAATTACTTGTCATGTATGGTGGTGCGCAAATAA